One region of Armigeres subalbatus isolate Guangzhou_Male chromosome 3, GZ_Asu_2, whole genome shotgun sequence genomic DNA includes:
- the LOC134227231 gene encoding methanethiol oxidase-like, whose protein sequence is MNQSKCYCGPGYASPLDALRNGPRENILYVVTVQPNLEEPHGDYLSTVDVDPDSPTYCQIIHRTFTNSTGNEMHHSGWNTCSSCHFVEDKSKAPKRDRLILPCLNSDRIFIVDVATNPRAPSVVKVIEGDVLKKANVTAPHTTHCLPNGNIMISVMGDAEGNAKGDFVQFDKNFEFVGTWTKGDKKAMCGYDYWYQPRFNVMVASEWAAPKLFRRGFKDSDALDTLQFGRRLNFYKWNEQELFQTVELGEDGLCPLEIRFLHDPNENQGYVGCALYSKVYRFFKDEQSEKYLIEKVIDVPAKKVEGWSGEFINGTMTDILLSLDDRFLYFNNWLHGDVRQYDITDRSNPKLTGQVFLGGAIVSDSTVKVVEDKELTKQPDPTIIKGRRLTGGPQMMQLSLDGKRMYVSTSLYSVWDKQFYPEMVKVGGTIVQLDIDTVNGGMKINENFLVDFGNEPYGPTLAHEMRYPGGDCTSDIWVVNEDENNPQ, encoded by the exons ATGAATCAATCAA AATGCTACTGTGGGCCTGGCTATGCCTCGCCGCTGGATGCCCTCCGGAATGGTCCTCGTGAAAACATCTTATACGTGGTAACAGTGCAACCGAATCTGGAAGAACCTCATGGAGATTACCTTTCGACGGTAGATGTCGATCCCGATAGTCCAACATATTGTCAG ATTATACATCGCACATTCACGAACAGCACTGGCAATGAGATGCACCACAGCGGATGGAATACATGCTCAAGTTGTCATTTCGTGGAAGATAAATCGAAGGCACCCAAAAGAGATCGCCTAATTTTGCCATGTTTGAACTCTGATCGGATCTTTATCGTTGATGTGGCAACGAATCCCAGGGCTCCATCGGTGGTGAAAGTAATCGAAGGCGATGTACTGAAGAAAGCTAACGTCACGGCTCCACACACCACCCACTGTCTGCCAAATGGAAACATTATGATTTCAGTTATGGGCGATGCTGAGGGAAATGCAAAAGGTGATTTTGTGCAATTCGATAAGAATTTTGAGTTCGTTGGTACATGGACTAAAGGCGACAAGAAAGCCATGTGCGGTTACGATTATTGGTACCAGCCTCGCTTCAATGTTATGGTAGCTTCCGAATGGGCGGCTCCAAAGTTGTTCCGACGTGGATTTAAAGACTCTGATGCTTTGGACACTTTACAGTTTGGTCGTCGACTGAACTTCTACAAATGGAACGAGCAGGAGCTATTCCAAACAGTTGAACTCGGTGAAGATGGTTTATGTCCACTTGAAATTAGATTTTTGCATGACCCTAACGAAAACCAAGGTTATGTCGGATGCGCGTTGTATTCTAAAGTGTACAGATTTTTCAAAGATGAACAATCGGAAAAATATTTAATCGAAAAGGTGATTGACGTTCCAGCTAAAAAGGTAGAAGGATGGTCAGGGGAGTTCATCAATGGAACGATGACTGACATTCTACTTTCGTTGGATGATCGGTTTCTTTATTTTAACAACTGGCTACATGGAGATGTGCGGCAGTATGATATTACAGATCGATCAAACCCAAAGCTAACTGGACAGGTCTTTCTCGGTGGTGCCATAGTAAGCGATTCCACAGTGAAGGTAGTCGAAGATAAGGAACTCACAAAACAACCGGATCCAACAATCATAAAAGGCCGACGACTTACGGGTGGACCACAAATGATGCAATTATCACTGGATGGCAAGCGCATGTACGTGTCAACAAGTTTGTACTCCGTATGGGATAAACAGTTCTATCCGGAAATGGTGAAAGTGGGTGGGACGATAGTCCAGCTTGACATCGACACGGTCAACGGAGGTATGAAAATCAACGAAAACTTTTTAGTCGATTTCGGCAATGAACCATATGGCCCAACGCTAGCGCATGAAATGAG ATATCCTGGCGGCGACTGCACTTCGGACATATGGGTTGTTAACGAGGATGAGAATAATCCTCAGTGA
- the LOC134227233 gene encoding methanethiol oxidase-like — MNQSKCYCGPGYATPIDAVRNGPREKIMYVVTVQPNLEEPHGDYLSTVDVDPDSPTYCQVIHRTFTNSTGNEMHHSGWNTCSSCHFVDDNTKAPKRDRLILPCLNSDRIFIVDVATNPRAPSVVKVIESDVLKKANVTAPHTTHCLPNGNIMISIMGDAEGNAKGDFVQFDKNFEYVGTWTKGDKKAICGYDYWYQPYFNVMVASEWGAPKLFRRGYEDSDALDTLQYGRRLNFYKWNEQELFQTIELDEDGICPLEIRFLHNPKENQGYVGCTLYANVYRFFKDEQSDKYLVEKVIDIPAKKVEGWGGEYINGMMTDILISLDDRFIYFSNWLHGDVRQYDITDRSNPKLTGQVFLGGAILSDSKVKVTEDKELTEQPDPTFIKGRRLLGGPQMLQLSLDGKRLYVSSSLFSPWDKQFYPEMVKAGGTIVQLDIDTVNGGMKINESFLVDFGDEPYGPSLPHEMRYPGGDCTSDIWIVNE; from the exons ATGAATCAATCAA AATGTTACTGTGGCCCGGGCTACGCCACTCCAATTGATGCTGTCCGAAATGGACCACGAGAGAAGATTATGTACGTGGTAACAGTGCAACCGAATTTGGAAGAGCCCCACGGTGACTATCTTTCGACGGTAGATGTTGACCCGGACAGTCCAACATATTGCCAG GTAATTCATCGCACATTTACGAACAGCACTGGCAATGAGATGCACCACAGCGGATGGAATACATGCTCAAGCTGTCATTTCGTAGATGATAACACGAAAGCACCCAAAAGAGATCGCCTAATTTTGCCATGTTTGAATTCTGATAGAATTTTTATCGTTGATGTGGCAACGAATCCCAGGGCTCCATCGGTGGTAAAAGTTATCGAAAGCGATGTACTGAAGAAAGCTAACGTAACGGCTCCACATACTACCCACTGTTTGCCAAATGGAAACATTATGATATCAATTATGGGCGACGCGGAAGGGAATGCAAAAGGAGATTTTGTCCAATTTGATAAGAATTTTGAATATGTTGGTACATGGACTAAAGGCGACAAGAAAGCCATATGTGGTTACGATTATTGGTACCAGCCTTACTTCAATGTGATGGTAGCTTCAGAATGGGGCGCTCCAAAGCTGTTCAGACGCGGTTACGAAGACTCTGATGCTTTGGATACACTTCAGTATGGTCGTCGTTTGAACTTCTACAAGTGGAATGAACAGGAATTGTTCCAAACGATTGAATTAGATGAGGATGGTATATGTCCGCTTGAAATTCGATTTCTGCACAATCCTAAGGAAAATCAGGGTTACGTTGGATGTACGTTGTATGCAAACGTGTATAGGTTTTTCAAAGATGAACAATCGGataaatatttagtcgaaaAAGTAATTGACATTCCAgcgaagaaagtagaaggatgGGGTGGAGAGTACATAAATGGAATGATGACTGATATTCTCATTTCATTGGACGATCGGTTCATATACTTCAGCAATTGGCTGCATGGCGACGTAAGACAATATGATATCACCGACCGATCAAATCCAAAATTAACTGGACAAGTATTTCTCGGAGGTGCTATATTGTCTGATTCTAAAGTGAAAGTAACCGAAGATAAGGAACTCACGGAACAACCAGATCCAACTTTCATTAAGGGCCGACGACTTTTGGGTGGACCGCAAATGTTGCAACTGTCGCTGGATGGCAAACGCTTGTACGTGTCATCGAGCTTGTTCTCCCCTTGGGACAAACAATTCTATCCGGAAATGGTGAAGGCGGGTGGAACCATCGTACAACTTGACATTGACACGGTCAATGGGGGCATGAAAATCAACGAAAGCTTTTTAGTGGATTTCGGCGATGAGCCGTATGGTCCATCGCTACCGCACGAAATGAG GTATCCAGGAGGCGATTGTACTTCCGATATATGGATTGTGAATGAGTAA